A section of the Chlorocebus sabaeus isolate Y175 chromosome 17, mChlSab1.0.hap1, whole genome shotgun sequence genome encodes:
- the LOC119626757 gene encoding cytochrome c oxidase subunit 7C, mitochondrial-like: protein MLGQSIRRFATSVVRRSHYEESPGKNLPFSVENKWALPVKMCLYFGSTFAAPFLIVRHRLLKS from the coding sequence ATGTTGGGCCAGAGCATCCGGAGGTTTGCAACCTCTGTGGTCCGGAGGAGCCACTATGAGGAGAGCCCTGGGAAGAATTTGCCATTTTCAGTGGAAAACAAGTGGGCATTACCAGTTAAGATGTGTTTGTATTTTGGATCTACATTTGCTGCACCCTTCCTTATAGTAAGACACCGACTGCTTAAATCATAA